From uncultured Pseudodesulfovibrio sp.:
GGATGAAGGTTGGCGTAGAGGTCCGCATTTTCCAGTGTATCCAGAATCATTGTATATCCTTTCGTTCTGCCTTGAGAGCCATGAGCAGCGCTTCGTCCAGAGATGGATGTGAGAAGATGATGGAATGTATGTCTTCGGCAGTCCAGCCTTGCTGGACGATCATGGTTGCCGCCGTGGTCAGTCGGGAGACTTCGTGACCGACAGCGGTGATGCCGACAACTTTTCCGCCTGACCAGACGACTTTGACGAACCCTTGGGTGAAGGCGTGAGCCTGTGCCATGGGATTGGCAGCCAACTGCGCCCGAGAGGTCTGGCAGGTGTCGAAATCGGTCAGGAAGGCCTCGTTCTCCATGGCTCCTACACGCATGGCTTCGGGGGCGCCGTACAAGACACTCGGCACCGGGCCGGATGCGTAGGGCGTGTCGATTTTGCCAGCAGCATGTGCGGCGACATAATGCGCCTGATGTGCCGCTGCGTGGGCCAATTGAATCTGACCGTTGGCATCACCTATGGCGTAGATGTTTGGCGCGGCAATGAAGTGCTCGTCCACCTGAATTTGGTTAAATTGCAACTCAATGCCCGCTTCTTCAAGGCCGATACCTTGCGTGACGGGACCACGTCCTACTGCGACCAAAGCCTTGTCAGCCGTGATCTGTTCTCCGGATTCCAAGGTCAGTAAAGCCTTGCCGTCCACGGAGCGCACGCCGGAAACACGTTCTTCCAGCAGGATGTCCCATTTCCACCGTTTGAAGGTGGATCGTAGTGCCTTTGAAACTTCCGGGTCTTCCAACGGAGCAACGCGATCCATGGCATCCACCACGGTGATTTTCGCGCCAAATCGGTGGGCGACCTGAGCCATTTCCAATCCGATGAAGCCAGCGCCAACCACAATGAGAGATTCGGGCATGGTATCCATGGAAAGGAACATGTCCGAGTCCAGTACGCAGTCGTTATCCGGTTCAAGGCCCGGAAAGAAGATGGGCTTTGAACCGGTTGCGACAACCAGTTTCTTGTATTCAATTTTTTGCTCGCCATCAGCTGTCGCGACAGAAATGACGCCTTTGCCGGACAGCGAACCAAGTCCTTCGACAAGGTCAATGCCGAGTTTTTTGAGCTGCATGCCCATGGCCTTTCGCGTGCCGGTCAGGTGCTTTTGCACTCGGCCCTGCAACGCGGCGAAGTCGATATTTACTTCGCCGGTCGCAATTTTCATCTTGGCCTGATTATGCAGTTCCTCGATGGCAGAAGTCGCGCCGAGCCAGAGCTTGGTCGGGATGCATCCCCGGTTCAGGCAGGTGCCCCCCAGGAAATCTTTTTCCACCAGCGCGACCGAAAGGCCGAGACCGGCGGCTTCAACGGCGCAGTCAAACCCTCCGGGGCCTGAGCCGATTACCACGAGATCATAAGTCATCAGTAAGCTCCATGGCTCGTGCGGCCGTGGTTTCATCCAGTCGGGTCACGGGCAGGGTCACGGGTGCGGAGGTCAAGGCCTCGGGGTTGGTGTCTACCAGTTCAGCCAACTCGATAAGATCGTCGATGAACCCGTCAAGTGTTGCCTTGTTCTCGGTTTCAGTCGGTTCGATCATGATTGCTTCCGGCACGATGAGCGGGAAGTATATGGTCGGTGCGTGATGTCCTTTGTCGAGTAGCCCCTTGGCGAAGTCCAGAGCGCGTACGCCCTTCTTGGCCTGTGGGGATGCGCTGGCAACGAATTCATGCATGCAGATACGGTCGTAAGGGACCTCAAAGTGGTCGGCCAGACGTTTGCGCATGTAGTTTGCGGCCAGCACTGCGTTTTCAGAGGCGCGGGTCAAACCGACACCGCCAAGGCGCAGGATGTAGGCATATGCCTTCAGATATACGCCGAAGTTGCCGTAGAACGGGGCGACGTAGCCGATGGATTTAGGGTAATTGTAATCAAGGAAGAATTGGCCGTCCTCCTGCTTCGCCACGCGGGAAATGGGCAGGAAGGGAACCAGTCGTTCAGAGACGCCGACCGGACCGGAACCGG
This genomic window contains:
- a CDS encoding FAD-dependent oxidoreductase, with the translated sequence MTYDLVVIGSGPGGFDCAVEAAGLGLSVALVEKDFLGGTCLNRGCIPTKLWLGATSAIEELHNQAKMKIATGEVNIDFAALQGRVQKHLTGTRKAMGMQLKKLGIDLVEGLGSLSGKGVISVATADGEQKIEYKKLVVATGSKPIFFPGLEPDNDCVLDSDMFLSMDTMPESLIVVGAGFIGLEMAQVAHRFGAKITVVDAMDRVAPLEDPEVSKALRSTFKRWKWDILLEERVSGVRSVDGKALLTLESGEQITADKALVAVGRGPVTQGIGLEEAGIELQFNQIQVDEHFIAAPNIYAIGDANGQIQLAHAAAHQAHYVAAHAAGKIDTPYASGPVPSVLYGAPEAMRVGAMENEAFLTDFDTCQTSRAQLAANPMAQAHAFTQGFVKVVWSGGKVVGITAVGHEVSRLTTAATMIVQQGWTAEDIHSIIFSHPSLDEALLMALKAERKDIQ